One window of the Candidatus Methanoperedens sp. genome contains the following:
- a CDS encoding PAC2 family protein → MELRFLKKPELEKPRMLVGLPGMGMVARTTVNYFMEILKPELFADIPIPHLSPSIAFFEKGLVVPFDREISPFKFFYSQKENIIFFSGDIQFGYAVKDNELAEKIVEAAQLCGVDIIYTVIATHVQRFVEDPEVFGVATTPELLLHLEGKGVKIADSSLQISGVNGLVVEYALRKGIKGIALLCETAFPEALDIKASHAGIKKVSELLAIDIDLSRIEIEAKKFDEGFKKYLKDTQEKKRKEEDLGYIG, encoded by the coding sequence ATGGAATTAAGATTCTTAAAGAAACCGGAATTGGAAAAACCTCGCATGCTAGTAGGACTTCCGGGTATGGGTATGGTTGCCAGGACTACTGTCAATTATTTTATGGAAATCTTGAAGCCTGAATTATTTGCGGATATTCCAATCCCTCATCTTTCACCTTCCATTGCCTTTTTTGAAAAAGGCCTGGTAGTACCGTTTGACAGGGAAATAAGCCCTTTTAAGTTCTTCTACTCGCAGAAAGAAAATATCATATTTTTCTCAGGTGACATCCAGTTTGGCTATGCTGTAAAGGATAATGAGCTCGCCGAGAAAATAGTCGAAGCAGCACAGCTTTGCGGAGTTGACATTATTTATACGGTAATAGCGACACATGTACAAAGATTTGTTGAAGATCCGGAAGTATTCGGGGTTGCGACCACGCCTGAACTTCTGCTACACTTAGAAGGCAAAGGGGTAAAGATAGCGGATAGCAGCCTTCAAATAAGCGGGGTCAACGGCCTCGTGGTGGAATATGCCTTGCGAAAAGGAATAAAAGGAATAGCCCTGCTCTGTGAGACCGCCTTTCCAGAGGCACTGGATATAAAAGCAAGTCATGCCGGAATAAAAAAAGTCTCCGAGCTTCTTGCTATTGACATTGATTTGAGCAGGATTGAAATTGAGGCGAAGAAATTTGATGAAGGTTTCAAGAAGTATTTGAAAGATACGCAGGAAAAGAAGAGAAAGGAAGAGGATCTGGGATATATAGGCTGA
- a CDS encoding AbrB/MazE/SpoVT family DNA-binding domain-containing protein, producing the protein MGEVVKLRKSDNSLIITIPIEICDKLGLKEGSQVEIEPFTCGGEVGARIKPKN; encoded by the coding sequence ATGGGTGAAGTGGTAAAACTTCGGAAGTCCGATAATAGCCTGATAATCACCATACCAATAGAGATATGTGATAAGTTAGGCCTCAAAGAAGGGTCACAGGTGGAGATAGAGCCTTTTACCTGTGGCGGTGAAGTTGGAGCACGAATAAAACCAAAAAATTAA
- a CDS encoding argininosuccinate synthase, with protein MKKVVLAYSGGLDTSVCIPLLKENYGCDYAITVTVDVGQPEKEIKQAEKKAEQISDKHYTIDAKEEFVRDYIFPLIKANGSYEGYVLGTSIARPLIARKVVDIAQKENAQALAHGCTGKGNDQLRFEAVFRGTDLDVIAPMRDMNLTREWEIDYAKKHGIPVSATKSKPWSIDENIWSRSIEGGRLEEPDYIPPEEIFEWTVSPENAPEAEVIDIGFENGVPVSLNGDSMVGVPLIQELNRIGGSHGVGRTDMIEDRVLGLKARENYEHPAATILLTAHKDLEKLVLTRDELRFKSGVDETWSELAYKGLVDEPLYSDLNAFIDRTQERVTGNVKIRLYKGSAKVIARASPFALYSADLSSFDSKTIDQKDAEGYCKYHGFQARMFRKLC; from the coding sequence ATGAAGAAAGTAGTACTTGCATATTCAGGCGGACTTGACACATCTGTGTGTATACCCCTTTTGAAAGAGAATTACGGTTGCGATTACGCGATCACGGTGACCGTGGATGTTGGGCAGCCTGAAAAAGAGATAAAACAAGCAGAGAAAAAAGCAGAACAGATAAGCGATAAACATTATACCATAGATGCCAAAGAAGAGTTTGTAAGAGACTACATCTTCCCTCTGATCAAAGCAAATGGCAGCTACGAAGGTTATGTTCTAGGAACTTCGATAGCACGCCCCTTGATAGCAAGGAAAGTAGTGGACATAGCGCAAAAAGAGAATGCCCAGGCGCTTGCTCATGGCTGCACAGGTAAGGGGAACGACCAGCTGCGGTTCGAGGCAGTATTCCGGGGCACGGATCTTGATGTCATTGCACCGATGAGGGATATGAACCTCACCCGAGAGTGGGAGATAGATTATGCAAAAAAACACGGGATACCCGTGTCTGCCACGAAATCCAAACCCTGGAGCATTGACGAGAACATCTGGAGCCGCAGCATAGAGGGGGGACGGCTTGAAGAACCCGATTATATTCCCCCAGAAGAGATATTCGAATGGACTGTATCGCCGGAAAACGCACCTGAAGCAGAGGTAATTGATATCGGTTTTGAAAATGGTGTGCCGGTATCGTTGAATGGTGACTCGATGGTTGGCGTTCCATTGATACAGGAACTCAACAGGATTGGAGGTTCGCATGGTGTCGGGCGCACGGATATGATCGAGGACAGGGTGCTGGGCCTTAAAGCCAGGGAGAATTATGAACATCCCGCTGCCACGATACTTCTGACCGCTCACAAAGATCTTGAAAAACTTGTTCTCACAAGAGACGAACTGCGTTTCAAGTCAGGTGTTGATGAAACGTGGAGCGAGCTTGCTTATAAAGGTCTGGTGGATGAACCCCTGTATTCCGATCTTAATGCCTTCATTGACAGAACCCAGGAAAGGGTGACCGGGAATGTGAAGATCAGGCTCTACAAAGGCAGCGCAAAGGTCATCGCCAGAGCATCGCCATTTGCCCTCTATTCCGCAGATCTCTCATCCTTTGACAGCAAGACCATAGACCAGAAGGATGCTGAAGGTTATTGCAAGTATCACGGGTTCCAGGCAAGGATGTTCAGGAAGTTATGTTAG